In Planctomycetaceae bacterium, the genomic window GCTCGCGACGTCGGGCTGTCTGACTGGGCCGAAAAGCCGTCGGAGTTGCTGCTGCGGCTGGAAACGTATGGTTCGCAGCTTGCGAATGCCGTGGACGCCTGTCGGGCTGCGGTTTCGGCCATGGAACGGCTGCAGCGATGCCGCGATCACGAAGCTCGCAAGCAGACGGAACAGTCCGACCACATCGCTCAACTGCGACGAGCGGAACTGACCGAAGCGCAGCGGCGGTCGTCTCTGGAAGAACTGCAGCAAACGGTCGGCGCGGACGCGAAGGAGATTACTCAGCGCATCACCGACAGAGAAGCCGAACAGCGGCAGCTTGAATTGCAGCAGGAACAGTCAGGCAGCGCATTGCGCATCGCCGACAAGGCGGCGGCCGGTCTGGAAGTGAAACTGCGGAGTCTGACGGAACGTATTCAGCAGGAAGACATCTTTCGTCGGGACGCCGCGGAGGGATTGTCGGAACTTGTGAGATTGAAACTGCTGCCGTCGGCGGATGACCGGCTGGTCGACGTCATCACCGCTCCGGCATCACTGACCGCGGCCGTCGATCTGGCGCGGCAGATCGAGAAACTTTCGTGGAACGTTGCGGACATCGACAACGACGACGCGTGGAAGCGAAGTCAGACACAGATCTACAACGCTCTGGAACCGCTGAAGGGACGGCTGACGAGTTTCAACATGAACGCTGAACCGGAGTTCGTCGGCGAAAACCTGTGCTACGTGCTGATCCGGCATCAGGCCGCCGCGGTGACTCCCGACCAGCTTGTCAAACGGCTGGACGCGGAAGTTGAGGAACACGAACGCGTGCTGAGCGAAAACGAACGGCAGATTCTGGAAAAGCACCTGCTGGGGGAAGTCGCCGGGGAGATGCATGAACGCATGCAGCAGGCTCGCGAACTGGTCGAGTCAATGAACAGCGAAGTTTCGAATCGTCCGATGCGAACCGGCATGCAGATGCGGTTTCGCTGGGAAGTCGACAGCGAAGGCCCGGCCGGGCTGTCCGCCGCGTGCCAGGTTCTTTCGACGGCGTCAGCGACCTGGTCGGACGACGACCGCCGCGAGCTGGGCGACTTTCTTCAGCAGCAAATCGCCGTCAGCCGGGAACGCGAAGACGCGGGCAGTCGACAGGAACAACTGGCAACGGCCCTGGATTATCGGCGCTGGCACCGATTTCGCATCGATCGGCGAAGCGGCCCGGATCAGGACTGGAAGCCTCTGACCCGGCGCACCTACGGCAGCGGCAGCGGAGGCGAAAAAGCCATCGCGCTGACTCTGCCACAGGTCGCCGCCGCAGCCGCGTATTATCGAACCGCCGACCCGCTGGCTCCGCGGTTGATTCTGATGGACGAAGTGTTCGCGGGAATCAGTTCCAACAATCGGGCCGCATGTATGGAACTGCTGACCGCCTTTGAACTGGATGTCGTCATGACCAGTGAGTCAGAATGGGGCTGCTACAGCACGGTGCCGCAACTGGCGATCTGCCAGTTGACTCGAGTGCCGGACCTGGCGGCCATCGACAACACGGTGTTTGTGTGGAACGGCCGGGAATGCGTTGAGTCGCAGGGATGATGAACGGCGCGACGGTCGACCGGCGGCCGGTAAATCTCGACATCCATACGTGACCTGCCAGCTATCATCAGCCAATGTCCGATTCACTTGTCGACACACTTCGCCAGCCGCGTTTGTCAAGACTGCTGGATCGTCTGGCGCAGCGGCTGCGCTCTCACGGGGTGTTGCAGAATTCGATTACGCTTAGAAATGTGACACCGACCGAACGCTCGGCGCTGGAAGCGTTGACCGCACAGCCTTCGCGCGGAAGACACTTCACCGTCGATGTCGCGGAACTGGAATCGTTTCTGCTGAGTTCCGGCAGGTGTTTGTCGCTGGCGGAACTGGTTGAAGCCGCGGTCGGCGAATCTCTGCGCGATATTGCGCGGCGGAAGCAGTGCGATTCCGCGGCATGGAACGACGTGATCGACGGCGCGGCTCGGAGCGTGAAAGATCGCCAGAAGCTGTCCGAGTGGCTTCAGCAAAAAGGCCAGTCGGGTCACCTGAAGAAACTCGCGACCGATCCCGAAGCGGCCGCTCGGTTGGTCAGCGATGTTCTGCGTGTGACTGCTGAATTACCGAAGCCGATCGGCGACGCCGTGCCGCTGTCTGTCTTCGCCGCCGACACATGCGGCGACGCTCATGCGCTGGACTCCGGCACTTCCCTCGGGCGACTGGTCATCGGCGCCGCGGCGGCACTTGCGGGCGATGAACCACCGCGTTCCGCCGGAGAGCGGCGACGAGTCTGGGAAAGTGTCGGCATTGTTCCGGACGAAATGTCAGCGACGGTGCTGGTCTGGAACCTCCGCGCGGACGATGCGTCGCTGGTCGGCCAAACGCTGAATCGCCATGCCGACGCGGGGGAGCCATTGCGGCTGACGTTCGCTCAGCTTCGCCGGCATCCGGCGCGGGAGTTTCGCGTGCCGGCAGGCCGCAGCGTGTTCGTCTGCGAGAATCCCGCGGTCGTGGCCGCCGCCGCAGCCGAGTTGAAAACCGCAGGCGGCCCGCTGATCTGTGTGGACGGCCAGCCGAACCTGGCGGTGCTCCGGCTGTTGACGTTGCTTGCGGACAACGGGCAGCAACTTGTCTACCACGGCGACTTTGACTGGGGCGGTCTTCGCATCGCAAATTTCCTGATGAGACAGCTTCCGATTGAACCGTGGCGATATCGCGCCGATGACTATGTGCCGTCACCCGGCGGCCGCAAACTGAAGGGATCGCCTGTTGCGGCGGACTGGGACGCGGAACTCGGTCACCGGATGCAGGCGGCGGGAACGGCAGTGGACGAGGAGTCCGTGATTGCCGGACTGCTGGCGGACCTTCGCTGGTTGACGTGAAGGCTGCGTCCGTCATCTCGCCGCCACGGCGTCGGCCCGCCACGCGTCGTGTCTATGTCGCCGGCGGACGAGTGCGAAGGTGGTCAGGTTGCCGTTTGAGCGCGTTCTGCGATACTCAGTGCCGAACCGCTCATCGTCGCGGATTGCGGACGGAGAATGACCAAGTCACCTCGCTTCGGGATTTTGAACTTCGACAATGACTGACACAGACGTCGCCATCATTGGCGGAGGAATCATCGGGCTGGCGACCGCATGGCAGATCGGCGAACGGTCGCCGTCGACGAAAATCGTGCTGCTGGAGAAAGAAGATCGCGTGGCCGCCCATCAGACCGGCCGCAATTCCGGCGTGATTCATTCCGGCATTTATTACAAGCCCGGTTCGCTGCGAGCGAAGAACTGCCGCGAAGGCAAGCTGGCTCTGGAAGCCTTCTGCACGGCTCACGAAGTTGCCTGGAAGCAGACCGGAAAAGTGATCGTGGCCACTCGCGACGAACAGCTTCCGGCGCTGGAACGGATCTTCGAACGAGGCACACAGAACGGTGTGAAGTGCGAGATGATCGACGTCGCACGGCTGAAGGAACTGGAGCCTCACGTCGCCGGTATCAGGGCGATTCATGTGCCGGAAGCAGGGATCGTCGACTATCCGGGAGTCTGCCGGAAACTGGCGGAACTCATTCGTGCTCGGGGCGGAGAGATTCGATTCAACACGAAAGTCACAGCAATCCGCCAGTCGACCGACGCTGTGACCATCGATGCGAATGGCAGCACGTTGACGGCGTCTCAGGTCGTCAACTGCGCGGGGCTGCACAGCGACCGCGTGGCGCGGATGTCAGGCCAGTCACTGAAGGAACGCATCGTTCCGTTTCGCGGCGAATACTACGTTCTGAAGCCCGAAGCCGAATATCTGTGCAACACACTGATCTATCCGGTTCCCGACCCCAGCTTTCCGTTTCTGGGTGTGCATTTTACTCGCATGATTGAAGGCGGAGTGGAATGCGGACCCAACGCCGTGCTGGCGCTGGCGCGTGAAGGTTACACGTGGGGCACGATCAGTCTGAAGGATCTGGCTGAGTCGCTGACCTACCCGGGATTTCTGCGGCTGGCGCTGAAATACTGGAAGACGGGTCTGGGAGAAATTCACCGGTCACTGTCGAAATCGGCGTTCGTGAAGGCACTGCAGAAGCTGGTGCCGGAGATTCGTGCCGAACATCTGGAAACCGCGCCGTCCGGCGTGCGCGCCCAGTCGCTGGCGCCGGATGGAAATCTCGTCGACGATTTTCTCATTCTTCGGCAGGACCGCGTGCTGAACGTCTGCAACGCGCCTTCACCCGCCGCAACCGCGTCGCTGAACATCGGGAAATATGTCGTCGAACAGTTGAGCGTGTAACGCGCTGGTCATCGAGTTCAGAGACTTGAAATCCGAACGTCAGGCACACTCTCTCCTGCCTCCTACAAGCCGAACCTTATGACTTCAAAACGCAGACGAGTTCTGTTTCTGTGTACCGGAAATTCGTGCCGCAGCCAGATGGCAGAAGGGTTTCTGAGGCATCTGTTCGGCGATCGATTTGAGGCATTGTCCGCCGGAGCAAATCCGGCCGGTTATGTGCATCCGAAGGCCGTCGATGCGATGCGTGCCGCGGGGATCGACATCTCTCAGCAGGCCAGCAAGCACATCAAGGATTTCCTGCCGCCGCACGGAACACCGCCGGACCTGATCATCAGCGTTTGCGGTTCGGCGGAAAAAGAGTGCCCGGTATTTCCCGGAGCGGTTGAACGTCTGCACTGGCCGTTCGATGATCCGTTTCACGCCACCGGGACACCCGATGAACAGACGGCCGAATTTGGACGAGTCCGTGATGAAATCCGTGAGGCGATTCAGAACCACTTCGGGACTTAGAAGCTCTGCGAATTCCGGGTCCCGAGTCAGAAACAGCAAGCATCCAATCCCAGATCAGAATTCCGAAAGCCAGCCGATGACGTTCTCGACGCTGCCTCTGAGTTATTGCACCAACGTTCATCCCGGCCGAACCCTGGCGGAGGTCCTGGACGGTCTGAATCAGTACACGGCGACCGCACATCGAATGCTGGAACGTCCGATGGCGGCGGGACTGTGGCTGGCCAGCAGCGTCGTTTCCGAATTGCTGGAAGACCCGTCGCGACTGGATGTCCTGGGACAGACGTTGTGGCAGCATGACCTGGTCTGCTATTCGCTGAACGCTTTTCCGTTTGGCGACTTTCACGACGACCGCGTTAAGGAAATGGTCTATCTGCCGGACTGGAGCGAACGGCTCCGCGTTGACTACACACAGGGTTGTGCTCGTGTGCTGAGTCAACTGCTGCCTGAGGGAGGCGAAGGCAGCATTTCGACCGTGCCGCTGGGGGGCACGATGTTTCCAACAGAACCGGATTTTCATGCAGCATGTCTGAGCAACCTGATTCAGGTGGCTCGCTTCCTGCATGATCTGCATCAGGAAACCGGCCGGCTGATTCGGCTGGCGGTGGAACCGGAACCGCTGTGTCACATTTCCTCGATTCCGCAGGACGCCGTGCCGCTGTTCGCGATGCTGTTCGAACTGGCGGAAGTCAAGGGCCAGTTGGAGATGGTTC contains:
- a CDS encoding TIGR02679 family protein, with amino-acid sequence MSDSLVDTLRQPRLSRLLDRLAQRLRSHGVLQNSITLRNVTPTERSALEALTAQPSRGRHFTVDVAELESFLLSSGRCLSLAELVEAAVGESLRDIARRKQCDSAAWNDVIDGAARSVKDRQKLSEWLQQKGQSGHLKKLATDPEAAARLVSDVLRVTAELPKPIGDAVPLSVFAADTCGDAHALDSGTSLGRLVIGAAAALAGDEPPRSAGERRRVWESVGIVPDEMSATVLVWNLRADDASLVGQTLNRHADAGEPLRLTFAQLRRHPAREFRVPAGRSVFVCENPAVVAAAAAELKTAGGPLICVDGQPNLAVLRLLTLLADNGQQLVYHGDFDWGGLRIANFLMRQLPIEPWRYRADDYVPSPGGRKLKGSPVAADWDAELGHRMQAAGTAVDEESVIAGLLADLRWLT
- the lhgO gene encoding L-2-hydroxyglutarate oxidase; translated protein: MTDTDVAIIGGGIIGLATAWQIGERSPSTKIVLLEKEDRVAAHQTGRNSGVIHSGIYYKPGSLRAKNCREGKLALEAFCTAHEVAWKQTGKVIVATRDEQLPALERIFERGTQNGVKCEMIDVARLKELEPHVAGIRAIHVPEAGIVDYPGVCRKLAELIRARGGEIRFNTKVTAIRQSTDAVTIDANGSTLTASQVVNCAGLHSDRVARMSGQSLKERIVPFRGEYYVLKPEAEYLCNTLIYPVPDPSFPFLGVHFTRMIEGGVECGPNAVLALAREGYTWGTISLKDLAESLTYPGFLRLALKYWKTGLGEIHRSLSKSAFVKALQKLVPEIRAEHLETAPSGVRAQSLAPDGNLVDDFLILRQDRVLNVCNAPSPAATASLNIGKYVVEQLSV
- a CDS encoding arsenate reductase ArsC, with the protein product MTSKRRRVLFLCTGNSCRSQMAEGFLRHLFGDRFEALSAGANPAGYVHPKAVDAMRAAGIDISQQASKHIKDFLPPHGTPPDLIISVCGSAEKECPVFPGAVERLHWPFDDPFHATGTPDEQTAEFGRVRDEIREAIQNHFGT
- the eboE gene encoding metabolite traffic protein EboE, encoding MTFSTLPLSYCTNVHPGRTLAEVLDGLNQYTATAHRMLERPMAAGLWLASSVVSELLEDPSRLDVLGQTLWQHDLVCYSLNAFPFGDFHDDRVKEMVYLPDWSERLRVDYTQGCARVLSQLLPEGGEGSISTVPLGGTMFPTEPDFHAACLSNLIQVARFLHDLHQETGRLIRLAVEPEPLCHISSIPQDAVPLFAMLFELAEVKGQLEMVREHIGLCFDVCHQAVEFEHIPRSIDQLVDAGVRINKVHITNAVELTDPAGNVAGREALLRYVEQRYLHQTYARLHDARIVTRPDLLADDINRSPPDEFLSAEAWRIHFHVPVFAETLGPLKTTRSDLKAALRRIAALEYSPHLEVETYTWPVMPGEAKSDDLASRIGRELASTYELLESIAGLA